The following coding sequences lie in one Arabidopsis thaliana chromosome 3, partial sequence genomic window:
- the DL1E gene encoding DYNAMIN-like 1E (DYNAMIN-like 1E (DL1E); FUNCTIONS IN: GTP binding, GTPase activity; INVOLVED IN: response to cadmium ion, vesicle-mediated transport, defense response to fungus; LOCATED IN: mitochondrion, plasma membrane, vacuole; EXPRESSED IN: 24 plant structures; EXPRESSED DURING: 13 growth stages; CONTAINS InterPro DOMAIN/s: Dynamin GTPase effector (InterPro:IPR003130), Dynamin, GTPase domain (InterPro:IPR001401), Dynamin, GTPase region, conserved site (InterPro:IPR019762), GTPase effector domain, GED (InterPro:IPR020850), Dynamin central region (InterPro:IPR000375); BEST Arabidopsis thaliana protein match is: DYNAMIN-like 1D (TAIR:AT2G44590.3); Has 2915 Blast hits to 2753 proteins in 324 species: Archae - 2; Bacteria - 53; Metazoa - 1058; Fungi - 869; Plants - 577; Viruses - 0; Other Eukaryotes - 356 (source: NCBI BLink).): MTTMESLIGLVNRIQRACTVLGDYGGGTGSNAFNSLWEALPTVAVVGGQSSGKSSVLESIVGRDFLPRGSGIVTRRPLVLQLHKTDDGTEEYAEFLHLPKKQFTDFALVRREIQDETDRITGKNKQISPVPIHLSIYSPNVVNLTLIDLPGLTKVAVEGQPETIAEDIESMVRTYVDKPNCIILAISPANQDIATSDAIKLAKDVDPTGERTFGVLTKLDLMDKGTNALEVLEGRSYRLQHPWVGIVNRSQADINKNVDMMLARRKEREYFDTSPDYGHLASKMGSEYLAKLLSKHLESVIRTRIPSILSLINKSIEELERELDRMGRPVAVDAGAQLYTILEMCRAFDKIFKEHLDGGRPGGDRIYGVFDNQLPAALKKLPFDRHLSLQSVKKIVSEADGYQPHLIAPEQGYRRLIEGALGYFRGPAEASVDAVHYVLKELVRKSISETEELKRFPSLQVELAAAANSSLEKFREESKKSVIRLVDMESAYLTAEFFRKLPQEIERPVTNSKNQTASPSSATLDQYGDGHFRRIASNVSAYVNMVSDTLRNTIPKACVYCQVRQAKLALLNYFYSQISKREGKQLGQLLDEDPALMDRRLECAKRLELYKKARDEIDAVAWVR, from the exons atgaCGACTATGGAGAGTTTGATTGGGTTAGTTAATAGGATACAGAGAGCATGTACCGTACTCGGTGACTATGGTGGTGGAACTGGAAGTAACGCTTTCAATTCTCTCTGGGAAGCTCTTCCAACCGTCGCCGTCGTCGGTGGTCAG AGTTCTGGGAAATCTTCGGTTCTTGAGAGTATAGTTGGGAGAGATTTTCTTCCTAGAGGATCTG GTATCGTTACGAGACGGCCTTTAGTGTTGCAGCTTCATAAGACTGATGATGGAACAGAGGAGTATGCAGAGTTCCTTCATCTTCCCAAGAAGCAATTCACAGATTTTG CTTTGGTTCGCAGGGAGATTCAGGATGAGACTGATAGAATCACAGGGAAAAACAAACAGATATCTCCAGTTCCTATTCACCTCAGTATCTACTCTCCAAATG TTGTGAATTTGACACTCATTGATTTGCCCGGTTTAACTAAAGTGGCTGTTG AGGGACAGCCGGAAACCATTGCTGAGGATATCGAATCCATGGTTCGCACATATGTTGATAAG CCCAATTGTATCATATTGGCTATATCTCCTGCCAACCAAGACATTGCCACATCAGATGCAATTAAGCTCGCAAAAGATGTCGATCCAACAG GTGAGAGGACATTTGGTGTTCTTACCAAGTTAGACTTGATGGACAAAGGAACTAATGCGTTAGAA GTTCTTGAAGGAAGATCTTACAGGCTGCAACATCCTTGGGTTGGGATAGTGAACCGTTCACAAGCAGATATTAATAAGAATGTCGATATGATGCTTGCAAGACGCAAGGAACGAGAATATTTTGATACCAGTCCTGACTATGGTCACTTAGCCAGCAAAATGGGTTCAGAATATCTGGCAAAGCTGCTCTCTAAG CACTTGGAGTCTGTTATCAGGACCCGTATTCCAAGTATACTATCCTTAATAAACAAAAGCATTGAAGAACTTGAAAGAGAGTTAGACCGAATGGGTCGGCCTGTCGCAGTTGATGCTGGG GCTCAACTATACACTATATTGGAGATGTGCCGTGCATTCGATAAGATATTCAAGGAACATCTTGATGGCGG gCGTCCTGGAGGTGACCGTATCTATGGAGTCTTTGACAACCAACTTCCAGCTGCACTTAAAAAGCTTCCTTTTGATCGCCATCTTTCTCTACAAAGCGTGAAGAAAATCGTGTCCGAGGCAGATGGTTATCAACCTCACTTGATTGCACCAGAACAGGGTTATCGCCGTCTAATCGAAGGGGCACTGGGTTACTTTAGAGGTCCAGCTGAAGCTTCTGTGGATGCT GTTCACTATGTCTTGAAAGAGCTTGTGAGGAAATCAATATCAGAAACTGAG GAGCTAAAGCGTTTCCCTTCACTGCAAGTCGAGCTTGCTGCAGCAGCCAACAGCTCCTTGGAGAAATTCAGGGAAGAAAGCAAGAAGTCGGTTATTCGACTTGTTGACATGGAATCTGCGTATCTAACCGCTGAGTTCTTCCGGAAACTTCCTCAAGAAATAGAAAGACCAGTAACCAACAGCAAAAACCAAACCGCTTCTCCTTCGTCTGCAACATTAGACCAGTATGGAGACGGACATTTCAGAAGGATAGCATCAAATGTATCTGCGTATGTTAATATGGTTTCGGACACACTTCGTAACACCATTCCAAAAGCTTGTGTGTACTGTCAGGTTAGACAAGCCAAGCTCGCATTGCTCAATTACTTCTACTCTCAGATCAGCAAGAGAGAG GGGAAACAGTTGGGACAGTTACTAGATGAAGATCCGGCATTGATGGACCGGAGACTAGAGTGCGCGAAGAGGCTAGAGTTATACAAGAAAGCAAGAGATGAGATTGATGCTGTTGCTTGGGTAAGATGA
- a CDS encoding GroES-like family protein (GroES-like family protein; FUNCTIONS IN: ATP binding; INVOLVED IN: protein folding; LOCATED IN: chloroplast, cytoplasm; EXPRESSED IN: 22 plant structures; EXPRESSED DURING: 13 growth stages; CONTAINS InterPro DOMAIN/s: Chaperonin Cpn10 (InterPro:IPR020818), GroES-like (InterPro:IPR011032), Chaperonin Cpn10, subgroup (InterPro:IPR001476); BEST Arabidopsis thaliana protein match is: chloroplast chaperonin 10 (TAIR:AT2G44650.1); Has 3302 Blast hits to 3296 proteins in 900 species: Archae - 7; Bacteria - 1960; Metazoa - 11; Fungi - 0; Plants - 171; Viruses - 0; Other Eukaryotes - 1153 (source: NCBI BLink).) → MASSFITVPKPFLSFPIKTNAPTLPQQTLLGIRRNSFRINAVSTKWEPAKVVPQADRVLVRLEVLPEKSSGGVLLPKSAVKFERYLTGEVVSVGSEVGEVEPGKKVLFSDMSAYEVDFGTEDAKHCFCKESDLLAIVQ, encoded by the exons ATGGCTTCGAGTTTCATTACAGTACCTAAACCCTTCTTGTCCTTCCCCATCAAAACCAATGCTCCTACTCTACCTCAGCAGACCCTTCTCG GAATTCGAAGAAATTCCTTTAGAATTAACGCCGTTTCCACCAAATGGGAACCGGCAAAG GTTGTACCACAAGCAGACAGGGTCCTTGTCCGCCTTGAAGTGCTTCCTGAG AAATCCTCAGGAGGAGTACTGTTGCCTAAATCAGCTGTGAAATTCGAGAGGTACCTAACAGGCGAG GTTGTCTCTGTTGGGTCTGAGGTTGGGGAAGTGGAACCTGGCAAGAAG GTTTTGTTCTCTGATATGAGCGCCTATGAG gTTGATTTTGGAACAGAAGATGCTAAGCATTGCTTTTGCAAAGAAAGCGACTTGTTAGCTATCGTCCAGTGA
- a CDS encoding P-loop containing nucleoside triphosphate hydrolases superfamily protein (P-loop containing nucleoside triphosphate hydrolases superfamily protein; FUNCTIONS IN: nucleobase, nucleoside, nucleotide kinase activity, uridylate kinase activity, nucleotide kinase activity, ATP binding, phosphotransferase activity, phosphate group as acceptor; INVOLVED IN: pyrimidine ribonucleotide metabolic process, nucleobase, nucleoside, nucleotide and nucleic acid metabolic process, anaerobic respiration; LOCATED IN: nucleus, cytoplasm; EXPRESSED IN: 24 plant structures; EXPRESSED DURING: 13 growth stages; CONTAINS InterPro DOMAIN/s: UMP-CMP kinase (InterPro:IPR006266), Adenylate kinase (InterPro:IPR000850); BEST Arabidopsis thaliana protein match is: P-loop containing nucleoside triphosphate hydrolases superfamily protein (TAIR:AT5G26667.3); Has 14052 Blast hits to 13886 proteins in 4941 species: Archae - 98; Bacteria - 9111; Metazoa - 1210; Fungi - 485; Plants - 464; Viruses - 0; Other Eukaryotes - 2684 (source: NCBI BLink).) codes for METPIDAPNKDEHECPRWKKSTVVFVLGGPGSGKGTQCANVVKHFSYTHFSAGDLLRAEIKSGSEFGAMIQSMIAEGRIVPSEITVKLLCKAMEESGNDKFLIDGFPRNEENRNVFENVARIEPAFVLFFDCPEEELERRIMSRNQGREDDNIETIKKRFKVFVESTLPIISYYESKGKLRKINAAKSSEEVFEAVRVLFASET; via the exons ATGGAAACTCCTATCGATGCTCCGAATAAG GACGAACATGAATGCCCTAGGTGGAAGAAATCAACTGTAGTTTTTGTGTTGG GTGGTCCTGGAAGTGGAAAAGGTACTCAGTGTGCTAATGTTGTGAAGCACTTTAGCTATACCCATTTTAGTGCTGGTGATCTTCTCAGAGCAGAAATTAAGTCCGGTTCTGAATTTGG AGCCATGATCCAAAGTATGATTGCAGAGGGGAGAATAGTGCCGTCTGAGATCACAGTGAAACTTTTGTGTAAAGCTATGGAGGAAAGTGGTAATGATAAGTTCCTTATTGATGGCTTCCCTCGCAATGAAGAAAATCGAAACGTATTCGAAAATGTT GCTAGAATCGAGCCTGCTTTTGTTCTATTCTTTGATTGTCCAGAAGAAGAACTAGAAAGACGCATTATGAGCAGGAACCAG GGAAGAGAAGACGATAATATAGAGACCATAAAGAAGCGATTTAAAGTGTTTGTTGAATCTACCCTCCCAATTATTAGCTACTACGAATCGAAAGGGAAACTTCGAAAG ATCAATGCTGCAAAATCCAGCGAAGAGGTTTTCGAGGCTGTCAGAGTTCTATTTGCATCTGAAACTTGA
- a CDS encoding uncharacterized protein (unknown protein; BEST Arabidopsis thaliana protein match is: unknown protein (TAIR:AT2G44600.1); Has 60 Blast hits to 60 proteins in 12 species: Archae - 0; Bacteria - 0; Metazoa - 8; Fungi - 0; Plants - 51; Viruses - 0; Other Eukaryotes - 1 (source: NCBI BLink).) has product MRCKRHTVDLSSSNGVCASCLRERLLSLAASAAVSAAVEDNQSKKSNNNNHPPLLIFPRSVSPYVTRRKSDAGAGGGDPLVSSNRRFITTPQIDLVGYSCKDFESNRSNKSKQGKKVSRFSNLFRARSEDFDTNPKSNNPRFSSCDASEISSSSSSSRSWISTILSTGRRKKQPTTACYIEDVIAARRPQRIYCRGMSPVRDTEPEQSAESIEELRRTPATKTPGRRKIAMGIGKSMSGMAFCLSPLVRASPNCPFKRKMRFPSEFGNSGEVTAVPEKPHISAAASFCANRSKKLVDLGRVDRRR; this is encoded by the coding sequence ATGAGGTGTAAAAGACACACCGTCGATCTCAGCAGCAGCAACGGCGTTTGCGCTTCTTGCCTCCGTGAACGTCTCCTCTCTCTCGCCGCTTCCGCCGCCGTATCAGCCGCCGTAGAAGATAATCAATCAAAGAAATCTAATAACAATAATCATCCTCCGCTTTTGATTTTCCCTCGCTCTGTTTCTCCTTACGTTACCCGTAGAAAATCCGACGCCGGAGCCGGTGGAGGAGATCCTTTAGTTTCTTCTAATCGGAGATTCATTACCACGCCACAGATAGATCTCGTCGGATATTCATGCAAAGATTTCGAATCGAATCGatcaaataaatcaaaacaaggTAAAAAAGTATCTAGATTCTCGAATCTATTCAGAGCTAGATCTGAAGATTTCGATACCAATCCCAAATCCAACAATCCTAGATTCTCCTCATGCGACGCGTCTGagatttcatcttcttcttcctcttcacgtTCATGGATCTCGACGATTCTCTCCACCGGTCGACGTAAAAAGCAACCAACCACCGCGTGTTACATCGAAGACGTTATCGCTGCGCGTAGACCTCAACGTATATACTGTAGAGGAATGTCACCTGTAAGAGATACGGAACCGGAGCAGTCGGCGGAATCAATCGAGGAATTGAGGAGAACTCCGGCGACGAAAACTCCGGGAAGGAGGAAGATTGCGATGGGGATAGGGAAGAGCATGTCGGGGATGGCTTTTTGTTTGAGTCCGTTGGTGAGAGCTAGTCCTAACTGTCCGTTTAAACGGAAAATGAGATTTCCATCGGAGTTTGGTAATTCTGGGGAGGTAACGGCGGTGCCGGAAAAGCCTCATATATCAGCAGCGGCGTCGTTTTGTGCAAATAGATCGAAGAAGCTTGTGGATTTAGGTAGAGTTGATCGCCGCcgttga
- the ATL4 gene encoding TOXICOS EN LEVADURA 4 (TOXICOS EN LEVADURA 4 (ATL4); FUNCTIONS IN: zinc ion binding; EXPRESSED IN: 18 plant structures; EXPRESSED DURING: 11 growth stages; CONTAINS InterPro DOMAIN/s: Zinc finger, RING-type (InterPro:IPR001841), Zinc finger, C3HC4 RING-type (InterPro:IPR018957); BEST Arabidopsis thaliana protein match is: RING/U-box superfamily protein (TAIR:AT1G72200.1); Has 8923 Blast hits to 8901 proteins in 292 species: Archae - 0; Bacteria - 8; Metazoa - 2301; Fungi - 667; Plants - 4759; Viruses - 54; Other Eukaryotes - 1134 (source: NCBI BLink).), with amino-acid sequence MESLINPSHGGGNYDSHSSSLDSLKPSVLVIILILLMTLLISVSICFLLRCLNRCSHRSVLPLSSSSSVATVTSDSRRFSGHRVSPETERSSVLDSLPIFKFSSVTRRSSSMNSGDCAVCLSKFEPEDQLRLLPLCCHAFHADCIDIWLVSNQTCPLCRSPLFASESDLMKSLAVVGSNNGGGENSFRLEIGSISRRRQTPIPESVEQHRTYSIGSFDYIVDDVDSEISESNFNRGKQEDATTTTATATAVTTNPTSFEASLAADIGNDGSRSWLKDYVDRLSRGISSRAMSFRSSGRFFTGSSRRSEELTVMDLEANHAGEEISELFRWLSGV; translated from the coding sequence ATGGAATCTCTCATCAATCCCAGCCATGGCGGAGGAAACTACGATtctcactcttcttctctcgaTAGTCTCAAACCAAGCGTACTAGTCATCATTCTCATTCTCCTCATGACTCTTCTCATCTCCGTTTCCATTTGCTTCCTCCTCCGCTGTCTCAATCGCTGTAGCCACCGCTCCGTTCTCCCtctttcatcttcctcttccgtCGCAACCGTAACTTCCGATTCCCGACGATTCTCTGGACATCGAGTCTCTCCCGAAACAGAACGGTCCTCCGTGCTTGATTCGCTTCCGATTTTCAAATTCTCCTCCGTCACTCGCCGATCTAGCTCCATGAATTCCGGAGATTGCGCCGTTTGTTTGTCGAAATTCGAACCGGAGGATCAGctccgtcttcttcctctctgttGTCACGCTTTTCACGCCGATTGTATCGATATCTGGCTAGTCTCTAACCAGACTTGTCCTCTCTGTCGCTCTCCTCTCTTCGCTTCAGAATCTGATCTCATGAAGTCTCTCGCCGTCGTCGGCTCAAACAACGGCGGAGGAGAAAACAGCTTCCGTCTCGAAATCGGATCCATCAGCCGTCGTCGTCAAACACCGATTCCAGAATCCGTTGAGCAGCATCGAACTTACTCAATCGGTTCGTTCGATTACATAGTAGACGACGTAGATTCAGAAATCTCAGAGTCAAATTTCAACCGTGGAAAACAGGAAGACGCGACTACAACAACTGCCACAGCAACGGCGGTTACGACTAATCCGACGTCGTTTGAAGCTAGTTTAGCGGCGGATATAGGTAACGATGGTTCTAGAAGCTGGCTCAAGGATTACGTTGACAGACTCTCACGAGGTATATCGTCGCGTGCAATGTCGTTTAGAAGCTCTGGTAGATTTTTTACTGGGAGTAGTCGTCGGAGTGAGGAATTGACGGTGATGGATTTAGAAGCGAATCATGCCGGAGAAGAGATAAGTGAGCTTTTCCGGTGGCTCTCAGGGGTGTGA